Proteins from one Desulforhopalus sp. genomic window:
- a CDS encoding glycosyltransferase family 2 protein: MATPQYPGYVDVIVPVFNEEDILVEFHRRITALGLPLNLLYIDNCSTDHSAEIIATFPDVRMIRHDRNEGYGGSILDGIANSSNDKIIIIDADCEYPPEALPELLAQLETADVVYTSRFLEGRNQFMPFTKRLGNQLLTRIFNLLFQQKLTDLYTGCKGLNRSALRGISLQRKGFEHVLELGVKLAKRKIVIQEIAVDFSPRSTGEAKMKHISETLKYLYLIVFYFLTER; this comes from the coding sequence ATGGCTACGCCACAATATCCCGGATATGTAGATGTTATTGTGCCCGTTTTTAATGAGGAGGATATCCTTGTGGAATTCCATCGGCGTATAACAGCTCTTGGTTTACCACTTAATTTGCTCTACATTGATAATTGCTCAACTGATCATTCTGCTGAGATTATTGCTACATTTCCTGATGTAAGAATGATCAGGCACGATCGCAACGAAGGCTATGGAGGCTCAATTCTCGATGGAATTGCCAATTCCTCCAATGACAAGATCATTATTATTGATGCTGATTGCGAATACCCACCCGAAGCCCTGCCAGAACTCTTGGCGCAACTAGAAACTGCCGATGTTGTATATACCAGCCGTTTTCTTGAGGGACGTAATCAGTTTATGCCTTTTACAAAACGCCTGGGGAATCAGCTTCTTACCAGGATTTTTAATCTTCTTTTTCAACAGAAGCTCACGGATTTGTATACCGGCTGTAAGGGGTTAAATCGTTCAGCGCTGAGGGGAATATCCTTGCAACGCAAAGGATTTGAGCATGTCCTCGAACTAGGCGTTAAGCTTGCCAAGAGAAAGATAGTAATTCAGGAAATTGCCGTTGATTTTTCTCCTCGAAGCACCGGAGAGGCAAAAATGAAGCATATTTCAGAAACCCTGAAATACCTCTATCTCATCGTCTTTTACTTTTTAACAGAGCGATAA
- a CDS encoding sugar phosphate nucleotidyltransferase: protein MGKLVGLIPAAGKGVRARPYTSLVPKGMLQIDGRPNLERIICQMRDDLGIDEIFMTVGYLSAVIKDYFKDGKQFGVKLHYIDNSELDKGLGWSILLAGRALSSPCCVMLSDECYIGSNHKELLDFPYEEGLVTCSVMSADDTKMIQRNYSIIKDGIRAKRLIEKPQILENNLLGLGTFILTPGFFPLLEKAFAQSQDNYVEFVTFINSLCGGLPGVLCFEMKGTYVNINDRDSLNLARFYERKRTFDNNRITLLLYSEGVEQNIGFTINRYRRNPAINSIYVVLPHDNVIAEKVVESGAEAILCPADVTLYGEKLCFALDRLPGDIFVLAEAEYTFPEHDINKLLEYLKEADMVVGTRTTRQLIEQGSDMQGLVRIANIALAKLIELLWWQREMRISDVGCTFRAMWRNCYEGIRCNLHARGPELLAEIAVELVSDRKRLIEIPVNYYNRSKAMDKKYRNRKTFLSILRMLCQKRFKVAL from the coding sequence ATGGGAAAACTTGTCGGACTTATTCCGGCCGCAGGCAAAGGAGTAAGGGCCAGGCCTTACACCTCTTTGGTTCCGAAAGGGATGTTGCAGATTGACGGGCGCCCCAATCTCGAACGAATCATCTGCCAAATGAGGGATGACCTGGGTATTGACGAAATCTTTATGACTGTCGGGTATCTTTCGGCAGTGATTAAGGACTACTTCAAAGACGGAAAACAATTTGGGGTAAAGCTGCATTACATAGATAACTCAGAGTTGGATAAGGGGCTGGGGTGGTCTATCCTCCTTGCTGGAAGAGCCTTGTCTTCTCCATGTTGTGTGATGCTCAGCGACGAATGTTATATAGGTTCAAACCACAAAGAACTCCTAGATTTTCCATATGAAGAAGGGTTGGTCACCTGTTCGGTGATGAGTGCTGATGATACAAAAATGATACAACGCAACTATTCCATCATAAAAGATGGAATTCGTGCCAAGAGACTTATCGAAAAACCGCAAATTCTTGAAAATAATCTGTTAGGTTTGGGTACTTTCATTCTCACCCCCGGTTTCTTCCCTTTACTTGAGAAGGCCTTTGCCCAGTCACAAGACAATTATGTCGAGTTTGTTACCTTTATCAATAGTTTGTGTGGAGGTCTGCCCGGTGTTCTCTGTTTTGAAATGAAGGGCACGTATGTCAATATTAATGACCGTGATAGCCTGAATCTCGCTCGTTTCTATGAAAGAAAGAGAACCTTTGACAACAACAGGATAACGCTGCTTTTATATTCAGAAGGAGTTGAGCAGAATATTGGATTTACAATCAATAGGTACAGAAGAAATCCGGCAATAAATTCGATATATGTTGTCCTGCCCCATGACAATGTAATTGCCGAGAAGGTTGTAGAAAGTGGTGCTGAAGCTATTCTTTGCCCTGCTGATGTAACCCTGTATGGTGAAAAACTTTGCTTTGCCCTTGATCGGTTGCCAGGTGACATCTTTGTACTGGCGGAGGCCGAGTATACGTTTCCTGAACATGATATCAACAAGCTTCTGGAGTATCTTAAGGAAGCCGATATGGTAGTTGGAACGCGGACGACGAGGCAACTCATTGAGCAGGGGTCAGATATGCAGGGCTTGGTGCGGATTGCCAATATTGCTCTTGCCAAATTAATCGAATTGCTCTGGTGGCAGCGCGAGATGCGGATTTCAGATGTCGGTTGTACCTTTAGAGCGATGTGGCGAAATTGTTATGAGGGCATTCGTTGCAACCTGCATGCCCGGGGGCCTGAGCTTTTGGCTGAGATAGCGGTAGAACTCGTCAGTGATCGAAAAAGGCTTATTGAAATTCCGGTAAACTATTATAATCGTAGTAAGGCGATGGACAAAAAATATCGAAACCGGAAAACATTCCTAAGCATCCTGCGCATGCTTTGCCAAAAACGTTTCAAGGTTGCTCTTTAA
- a CDS encoding YggS family pyridoxal phosphate-dependent enzyme, whose protein sequence is MIAHNLQLIHEKISVAAHNAGRNPQDIKLVAVSKLFPVESIKEALAAGQLVFGENYIQELQTKRALLPATTIFHFIGHLQSNKAKFAAETCNMVETVDSFKLGKALHNHLERINKTLDILIQVNIGDDPQKAGVPPEEAEHLLIQLNELQRLRVCGLMTIPPLAANPEGSRPHFRNLRILLEKLMGKGLFPHIAKPELSMGMSDDYHIAIDEGATIVRVGTAIFGQRS, encoded by the coding sequence ATGATTGCCCATAATCTTCAGCTAATACACGAAAAAATATCCGTGGCCGCCCACAATGCTGGCCGAAACCCACAAGATATTAAGCTTGTCGCAGTGTCAAAGCTTTTTCCCGTTGAATCGATAAAAGAGGCATTAGCCGCCGGCCAATTGGTGTTCGGTGAAAATTATATTCAGGAACTCCAAACCAAAAGAGCATTGCTACCTGCCACTACGATATTCCACTTTATTGGCCACCTACAGAGTAACAAAGCAAAATTTGCCGCTGAAACCTGCAACATGGTAGAGACGGTTGATAGTTTTAAGCTTGGGAAAGCTCTTCACAACCATCTTGAGCGAATAAATAAAACTCTGGACATACTTATCCAGGTAAATATTGGTGATGACCCACAAAAGGCTGGAGTGCCCCCAGAAGAAGCCGAACATCTGCTCATTCAACTCAATGAGCTGCAGCGACTCCGGGTTTGCGGCCTCATGACCATTCCACCACTTGCCGCAAACCCGGAGGGATCTCGCCCCCACTTTCGAAACCTCCGCATTTTGTTGGAAAAGCTAATGGGCAAAGGCCTATTTCCTCATATTGCCAAACCAGAACTCTCCATGGGAATGTCTGACGACTATCATATCGCAATCGACGAAGGTGCAACTATTGTTCGCGTGGGCACTGCCATTTTTGGCCAGCGCTCATGA
- a CDS encoding TatD family hydrolase has protein sequence MNNKTKNDSALPSTLDKNFLVDTHCHLHMAEYADDIDMVLERSSLQGVKKIVTVGVDLTSSEIAVSLANKYKEVFATIGVHPHDIEGLREEDYLALEKIYRDNSTVIVGFGEIGLDYFRNYSDPAQQRRHFRLQLDIAHTLKLPVVIHNRDADEDILTILHQTKPLDYGGIMHCFSGDYSYAKKILDLGLLISIPGIVTFKKSTTLQEVARHIPLTAIVLETDGPYLSPQPFRGKRNEPGYLVHTATKIAELRQIDFSVVAKQTTNNAEKLFSMTKHNL, from the coding sequence ATGAATAACAAAACTAAAAATGACAGTGCATTGCCTTCTACTCTCGACAAAAACTTTCTAGTCGATACCCATTGCCATCTCCACATGGCCGAATATGCTGATGATATTGATATGGTACTGGAACGCTCTTCTTTGCAGGGCGTGAAAAAAATCGTCACAGTAGGGGTCGATTTGACAAGTTCTGAAATTGCGGTTAGCCTCGCCAATAAATACAAAGAGGTTTTCGCAACAATAGGTGTTCACCCTCATGATATTGAGGGTCTCCGGGAAGAGGATTATCTTGCACTCGAAAAGATATACAGGGATAACAGCACCGTTATTGTCGGGTTTGGCGAAATCGGATTAGATTATTTCAGGAATTATTCCGACCCTGCACAACAGCGCCGTCATTTTCGTTTGCAACTCGACATAGCCCATACACTTAAACTTCCGGTAGTTATTCATAACAGAGATGCCGACGAGGACATTCTTACCATCCTCCATCAAACAAAACCCCTGGATTACGGAGGAATAATGCATTGTTTCTCCGGTGACTACAGTTATGCTAAGAAGATTCTCGATTTAGGATTATTGATTTCAATCCCAGGGATCGTTACCTTTAAAAAAAGCACAACACTTCAAGAAGTGGCAAGGCACATTCCCCTTACAGCCATAGTACTCGAAACAGATGGGCCTTATCTGTCTCCTCAGCCATTCCGGGGAAAGAGGAATGAACCAGGGTATTTGGTGCACACCGCAACAAAGATAGCAGAGCTTCGCCAAATAGATTTCAGCGTCGTAGCAAAACAGACTACCAACAACGCTGAAAAACTTTTTTCCATGACAAAACACAACCTATGA
- a CDS encoding roadblock/LC7 domain-containing protein has protein sequence MNYGIVSQEQLEQIDRILAEKLIKLGVDCVIIIDMAGNIITAKDNGESKYDVYSFAALAAGNFATVDAMAKLVGEQEFSLLFHKGQESNIHFSKIDDELLLISMFGRDISLGFLRLNVVDVIEKIRKVWEKK, from the coding sequence ATGAATTACGGGATTGTCAGTCAAGAACAACTCGAGCAGATAGATCGGATTTTAGCAGAGAAGTTGATAAAGCTTGGTGTTGATTGCGTTATTATTATCGATATGGCCGGTAATATTATTACTGCCAAGGATAATGGTGAAAGCAAATATGATGTCTATTCTTTCGCCGCCTTGGCCGCCGGAAATTTCGCAACGGTCGATGCCATGGCCAAACTTGTGGGTGAGCAAGAATTTTCGCTGTTGTTTCACAAAGGTCAAGAGTCAAATATACACTTCAGTAAAATTGACGATGAACTGCTTCTGATTTCCATGTTTGGTCGCGATATCTCCCTCGGCTTTCTGCGGTTAAATGTAGTTGATGTTATAGAGAAAATTAGAAAAGTTTGGGAAAAGAAATAG
- a CDS encoding GTPase domain-containing protein — protein MSFINLKDKIVQVKIVYYGPGRCGKTTNLEYINRTYRKQIASEMVSLKTHGDRTLFFDFLPFDMGQIKGYDIKIQLYTVPGQVKYNATRKLVLRGVDGIVFVADAMEKQREKNIRSLNQLHENLQSYKESIFRIPLVMQYNKVDLKEHGIPILPTPVLEKDLNSRLKVPYFEASAITGYNVAATLKKIISSSVISIQKKLL, from the coding sequence TTGAGCTTTATCAATTTAAAAGACAAAATAGTGCAGGTAAAGATTGTGTACTATGGACCTGGACGATGTGGGAAAACCACAAATCTTGAGTACATAAATCGGACGTATCGTAAGCAAATTGCCTCGGAGATGGTGAGCCTGAAGACCCACGGGGATCGGACACTATTTTTTGATTTTTTACCGTTTGATATGGGGCAGATTAAAGGTTACGACATTAAAATCCAGCTTTATACCGTTCCTGGACAGGTAAAATATAATGCTACCCGGAAACTCGTCCTCCGAGGCGTCGATGGTATTGTTTTTGTAGCAGATGCCATGGAGAAGCAACGTGAAAAAAATATTCGCTCTTTGAACCAGTTACATGAGAATCTCCAGTCTTACAAAGAAAGCATATTCAGGATTCCGCTGGTGATGCAATACAACAAAGTTGACCTTAAAGAACATGGTATTCCTATTTTGCCTACCCCGGTGTTGGAAAAGGATCTCAACAGCAGGTTGAAAGTACCCTACTTTGAGGCAAGCGCGATTACTGGGTACAATGTCGCCGCGACATTGAAGAAAATTATCTCTTCCTCAGTGATTTCCATACAGAAAAAATTACTCTAG